Proteins encoded together in one Fimbriiglobus ruber window:
- a CDS encoding sugar phosphate isomerase/epimerase family protein, whose product MKPCISQATTLSATFADDAAGYADGGCPAIEVWLTKLETHLQTHDAGDTRKQLADRGTVLAAAAYQGGLLLSQGEQRKAHFDHFKHRLDLCQQFEIRTLLVVADFAQRPDSVALQRALVSLTQAAQWAAGFGVRLGLEFRGADTFCSSLDTALALVEQCGEPNVGVCLDVFHYYKGPSKFEDLDRLTPATLAHVQVCDVPGVPRELMTDADRVFPGEGDFRLEPIVSRLREIGYDGWVSLELMNPVVWKAKVSQVAELGMTALNRLIRSGG is encoded by the coding sequence GCGACCACCCTCTCGGCGACCTTCGCCGACGACGCGGCCGGGTACGCCGACGGCGGCTGCCCGGCAATCGAGGTGTGGCTGACCAAGCTCGAAACCCACCTGCAAACGCACGACGCCGGAGATACCAGGAAACAACTCGCGGACCGCGGCACGGTCCTCGCGGCCGCCGCGTACCAGGGCGGTCTCCTGCTCTCCCAGGGCGAGCAGCGGAAAGCCCACTTCGACCACTTCAAGCACCGCCTCGACCTCTGCCAGCAGTTCGAAATTCGCACACTACTCGTTGTAGCCGACTTCGCCCAGCGGCCCGATTCGGTGGCACTCCAGCGGGCGCTGGTTTCGCTGACGCAGGCCGCGCAGTGGGCGGCCGGCTTCGGGGTCCGGCTCGGCCTGGAGTTCCGCGGGGCGGACACGTTCTGCTCATCCCTGGATACCGCCCTGGCACTGGTCGAACAGTGCGGCGAGCCGAACGTCGGCGTCTGCCTGGACGTGTTTCACTACTACAAAGGGCCGAGCAAGTTCGAAGACCTCGACCGGCTCACCCCAGCCACCCTCGCCCACGTCCAGGTGTGCGACGTCCCCGGCGTCCCGAGGGAGCTGATGACGGACGCCGACCGCGTGTTCCCCGGCGAGGGCGACTTCCGCCTGGAGCCGATCGTCAGTCGTCTACGCGAGATCGGGTATGACGGGTGGGTTTCGCTCGAACTGATGAACCCGGTTGTCTGGAAGGCGAAGGTCTCCCAGGTCGCGGAACTCGGGATGACCGCATTAAATCGGCTGATCAGATCGGGCGGATGA